Proteins encoded within one genomic window of Mycolicibacterium aubagnense:
- a CDS encoding NDMA-dependent alcohol dehydrogenase, producing the protein MKTKGALLWEVNSPFQVEEIDLGDPVADEVQIRMHASGMCHSDYHLTTGATPMPLPCLGGHEGAGVVTKVGKNVTGIEEGDHVILAFIPACGSCPPCMKGFRSLCDRGAVLLGGKSIADGTNRIHARGKEVAAMNLLGTFAPYMTVHKDSVVKIDKDIPFESAAIMGCAVPTGFGSATNVAQVQPGETVAIVGVGGIGMSALQGAVISGAKHVIAIDPNPWKREQALKFGATHVFPSMAEAIAPMIDLTWGLMADKIIIAVGEMKGEYIEEAMILTAKTGTCVVTGMGSMMDADVKLNLFLFTMLQKTLKGNIFGGGSSHIETPRLAALYKSGLLNIDDMITRTYKLEDINQGYQDMLDGNNIRGVVTFDESDW; encoded by the coding sequence ATGAAGACCAAAGGCGCTCTGCTGTGGGAAGTGAACTCCCCGTTCCAGGTCGAGGAAATCGACCTCGGTGACCCCGTTGCCGACGAAGTACAGATTCGGATGCATGCCTCGGGCATGTGCCACTCCGACTACCACCTCACCACCGGCGCCACCCCGATGCCGCTGCCCTGCCTGGGCGGGCACGAGGGCGCGGGCGTCGTCACGAAGGTCGGCAAGAACGTCACCGGCATCGAAGAGGGCGACCACGTCATCCTCGCGTTCATCCCGGCCTGTGGCTCCTGCCCGCCGTGCATGAAGGGCTTCCGCTCGCTGTGCGACCGCGGCGCCGTCCTATTGGGTGGCAAGTCGATCGCCGACGGCACCAACCGCATCCACGCCCGTGGCAAAGAGGTCGCGGCCATGAACCTGCTGGGCACCTTCGCGCCGTACATGACGGTGCACAAGGACTCCGTCGTCAAGATCGACAAGGACATCCCGTTCGAGTCGGCCGCCATCATGGGCTGCGCCGTGCCGACCGGCTTCGGCTCGGCCACCAACGTTGCGCAGGTGCAGCCGGGTGAGACCGTTGCCATCGTCGGCGTCGGCGGCATCGGCATGAGCGCGCTGCAGGGTGCGGTGATCTCGGGCGCCAAGCACGTCATCGCCATCGACCCGAACCCGTGGAAGCGCGAGCAGGCGCTGAAATTCGGTGCGACGCACGTCTTCCCGTCCATGGCCGAGGCCATCGCGCCGATGATCGACCTGACCTGGGGCCTGATGGCCGACAAGATCATCATCGCCGTCGGCGAGATGAAGGGCGAGTACATCGAAGAGGCCATGATCCTGACGGCCAAGACCGGCACCTGCGTCGTCACCGGCATGGGCTCGATGATGGATGCCGACGTCAAGCTGAACCTCTTCCTGTTCACCATGTTGCAGAAGACGTTGAAGGGCAACATCTTCGGTGGTGGCAGCTCGCACATCGAGACCCCGCGCCTGGCCGCGCTGTACAAGTCCGGCCTGCTGAACATCGACGACATGATCACGCGGACCTACAAGCTCGAGGACATCAACCAGGGCTACCAGGACATGTTGGACGGCAACAACATTCGTGGCGTCGTCACCTTCGACGAGTCCGACTGGTAA
- a CDS encoding sigma-70 family RNA polymerase sigma factor gives MSHPLRTLGEVSVLSESGAADTSSPSRDAFLADAQRHRRELLAHCYRMTGSLHDAEDLVQETYLRAWKAYDNFEGKSSVRTWLYRIATNTCLTSLEGRQRRPLPSGLGQPAADPHAEITERADTAWLEPLPDVHDAPGDPQTIVGSRESVRLAFIAALQHLSPRQRAVLVLRDVLQWKAAEVGEAVGTSTAAVNSLLQRARAQLDAVGPNQDDVLVAPESEEAKDLLARYVKAFESYDMNALVELFTADSVWEMPPFDTWYSGPRDIVELSRFKCPAEHPGDMRFVVTTANGQSAAGMYMRNPETGRHEAFQLHVLDIKPGGISHVVAFMDPTLFEKFGLAPLL, from the coding sequence ATGTCACACCCCCTGCGTACCCTGGGTGAGGTGAGTGTCCTCAGCGAATCCGGTGCAGCAGACACGTCGTCTCCGTCGCGCGATGCGTTTCTGGCCGACGCCCAACGGCACCGGCGCGAGCTGCTGGCCCACTGTTACCGCATGACCGGTTCCCTGCACGACGCCGAGGACCTGGTGCAGGAGACTTACCTGCGCGCGTGGAAGGCCTACGACAATTTCGAGGGCAAGTCGTCGGTGCGGACGTGGCTGTACCGCATCGCCACCAACACCTGCCTGACCTCGCTGGAGGGCCGTCAGCGGCGGCCACTGCCGTCCGGGCTCGGCCAGCCGGCCGCTGACCCGCACGCCGAGATCACCGAACGCGCCGACACCGCCTGGCTCGAGCCGCTGCCCGATGTGCATGACGCACCGGGAGATCCGCAGACCATCGTCGGCTCACGCGAGTCGGTGCGCCTCGCGTTCATCGCTGCGCTGCAACATCTTTCGCCACGGCAGCGTGCAGTGCTGGTACTGCGCGACGTCCTGCAGTGGAAGGCCGCCGAAGTCGGCGAAGCGGTCGGGACGTCCACCGCCGCCGTCAACAGCCTGCTGCAACGGGCGCGCGCCCAACTCGACGCCGTCGGCCCCAACCAGGACGACGTGTTGGTCGCCCCGGAGTCCGAGGAGGCCAAAGACCTGCTGGCGCGCTACGTCAAGGCCTTCGAGTCCTATGACATGAACGCACTGGTCGAGCTGTTCACCGCCGACTCGGTGTGGGAGATGCCACCCTTCGACACCTGGTACTCGGGCCCGCGGGACATCGTCGAGCTGTCCCGGTTCAAATGCCCGGCCGAGCACCCCGGCGACATGCGGTTCGTCGTCACCACAGCCAACGGGCAGTCCGCCGCGGGCATGTACATGCGCAACCCCGAGACCGGCCGGCACGAGGCGTTCCAGCTGCACGTGCTGGACATCAAGCCCGGCGGCATCTCGCACGTCGTCGCATTCATGGACCCGACGCTGTTCGAGAAGTTCGGGCTGGCGCCCCTCCTCTGA